In the Corynebacterium gerontici genome, one interval contains:
- a CDS encoding polyribonucleotide nucleotidyltransferase, whose translation MLSKNADLIEFIEDPDFGITEAAVTIDNGDFGTRTIRFETGQLARQAGGSVTTYLDDDTMLLATTTASKQPREGFDFFPLTVDVEERMYASGKIPGSFFRREGRPSTEAILACRLIDRPLRPTFVKGLRNEVQVVVTVLSMDPKDMYDVVAINGASAATQLSGLPVSGPVGGVRVALIADDEHPKGQWVAFPDEEQHEAALFELVVAGRMVEKGRGRGKRSDVAIMMVEAGATEGVAAKIAEGKPAPTEKVVAEGIEAAKPFIELLCKAQAGLAERAAKETQEFPLFPAYTDEVFEKVEKKVSKKLRKLLTIASKQERDDATNEYMEEIEADLLDGKEDAAASKEIRAAYNAVMKKIVRHMILTDHYRIDGRSVTAIRDLSVEVELIPRAHGSALFERGETQILGVTTLDMLKMEQHIDSLTPVTSKRYIHHYNFPPYSTGETGRVGSPKRREIGHGALAERALLPVIPSREEFPYAIRQVSEALGSNGSTSMGSVCASTLSLLNAGVPLKAPVAGIAMGLVSDEVDGKDRYVALTDILGAEDAFGDMDFKVAGTSEFVTALQLDTKLDGIPSKVLADALEQAREARLTILDTMAEVIDSPDEMSNFAPRITSIKVPVSKIGEVIGPKGKNINQITEDTGAQISIEDDGTVYVSASSGEAADAAIDKINSIANPQLPKVGERFLGTVVKTTAFGAFVSLVPGRDGLVHISKLGGSKRIENVEDVVKVGDKIEVEILDIDNRGKISLAPVKDD comes from the coding sequence ATTTTGAGTAAAAACGCAGACCTGATCGAATTCATCGAAGATCCCGATTTCGGCATCACCGAAGCAGCAGTCACCATCGATAACGGTGACTTTGGCACACGCACCATCCGCTTCGAAACTGGCCAACTTGCTCGCCAAGCGGGCGGTTCTGTCACCACCTACTTAGATGATGACACCATGTTGCTGGCCACCACCACCGCATCGAAGCAGCCCCGCGAAGGCTTTGACTTCTTCCCGCTGACCGTAGACGTGGAAGAGCGCATGTACGCCAGCGGCAAGATCCCCGGATCTTTCTTCCGCCGCGAGGGTCGCCCCTCCACCGAGGCCATTCTTGCTTGCCGTCTGATTGACCGTCCGCTGCGTCCCACCTTTGTCAAAGGTCTACGCAATGAAGTGCAGGTTGTGGTGACCGTGCTGTCCATGGATCCCAAGGACATGTATGACGTGGTAGCAATCAACGGCGCTTCGGCTGCCACCCAACTTTCCGGTTTGCCGGTCTCCGGCCCCGTTGGTGGCGTGCGAGTGGCCCTGATCGCTGACGACGAGCATCCCAAGGGTCAGTGGGTGGCCTTCCCAGATGAAGAGCAGCACGAAGCCGCGCTATTTGAGCTCGTGGTCGCTGGCCGCATGGTGGAGAAGGGACGTGGCCGCGGCAAGCGCAGCGACGTTGCCATCATGATGGTTGAAGCCGGCGCGACTGAAGGCGTTGCCGCCAAGATCGCAGAGGGCAAGCCAGCACCGACTGAAAAGGTCGTGGCCGAGGGCATCGAGGCCGCCAAGCCTTTCATCGAATTGCTGTGCAAGGCGCAGGCTGGTCTGGCTGAGCGCGCTGCAAAGGAAACCCAGGAATTCCCGCTCTTCCCCGCATACACCGATGAGGTGTTTGAAAAGGTGGAAAAGAAGGTTTCCAAGAAGCTTCGCAAGCTGCTCACCATCGCCTCGAAGCAAGAGCGGGATGATGCCACCAACGAGTACATGGAAGAGATCGAAGCCGATCTTCTCGATGGCAAGGAGGACGCAGCTGCATCCAAGGAAATTCGCGCAGCCTATAACGCTGTGATGAAGAAGATCGTGCGTCACATGATCCTTACCGATCATTACCGCATCGATGGCCGTAGCGTCACTGCAATTCGTGACCTCTCCGTTGAAGTGGAGCTGATTCCTCGCGCTCACGGCTCCGCACTCTTTGAGCGCGGTGAAACACAGATCCTGGGTGTGACCACGTTGGACATGCTCAAGATGGAACAGCATATCGATTCACTGACCCCAGTGACCTCGAAGCGCTACATTCACCACTACAACTTCCCGCCGTACTCCACTGGCGAGACGGGTCGCGTCGGCTCCCCGAAGCGTCGCGAAATCGGCCACGGCGCGCTTGCAGAGCGCGCACTGCTGCCGGTGATTCCGAGCCGCGAAGAATTCCCCTACGCCATTCGCCAGGTATCCGAGGCGCTGGGCTCCAATGGCTCCACTTCCATGGGCTCCGTGTGTGCTTCCACGCTCTCGCTGCTGAACGCTGGCGTGCCGCTGAAGGCGCCGGTGGCCGGCATTGCTATGGGTCTCGTCTCCGACGAGGTCGACGGCAAGGATCGCTACGTCGCGCTGACCGACATTCTCGGCGCCGAGGATGCTTTCGGTGATATGGACTTCAAGGTCGCAGGTACCTCGGAGTTCGTCACCGCCCTGCAGCTTGACACCAAGCTCGACGGCATCCCATCCAAGGTGCTTGCCGACGCCCTCGAGCAGGCCCGTGAAGCCCGCTTGACCATTCTGGACACCATGGCTGAAGTGATTGATTCTCCAGATGAAATGAGCAACTTCGCGCCGCGCATCACCTCCATCAAGGTGCCCGTTTCTAAGATCGGCGAGGTGATCGGCCCCAAAGGCAAGAACATCAACCAGATCACTGAGGACACCGGCGCTCAGATCTCCATCGAAGATGATGGCACCGTGTACGTCTCTGCCAGCTCCGGCGAAGCTGCAGACGCCGCGATTGACAAGATCAACTCCATCGCGAATCCTCAGCTGCCCAAGGTGGGAGAGCGTTTCCTGGGCACCGTGGTGAAGACCACCGCCTTCGGCGCCTTCGTCTCCCTCGTGCCCGGCCGCGACGGTCTGGTGCATATCTCCAAGCTGGGTGGCTCCAAGCGAATCGAAAACGTCGAAGACGTTGTCAAGGTTGGCGATAAGATCGAGGTGGAAATCCTCGATATCGATAACCGCGGGAAGATCTCGCTGGCCCCGGTGAAGGACGACTAA
- the rpsO gene encoding 30S ribosomal protein S15 encodes MALSTEQKKQILTEYGLHETDTGSPEAQVALLSARIKQLTEHLKEHKHDHHSRRGLLLLVGRRKGLLKYLAANNVDRYRDLISRLGLRR; translated from the coding sequence ATGGCTTTGAGCACCGAACAGAAGAAGCAAATCCTGACCGAATACGGTCTGCACGAGACCGACACCGGTTCCCCCGAGGCTCAGGTTGCTCTGCTTTCTGCACGCATCAAGCAGCTCACTGAGCACCTTAAGGAGCACAAGCACGATCACCACTCCCGTCGTGGTCTGCTGCTGCTGGTTGGACGCCGCAAGGGTCTGCTGAAGTACCTGGCTGCCAACAACGTTGATCGTTACCGCGATCTTATCTCCCGCCTGGGTCTGCGTCGATAA
- a CDS encoding nucleoside hydrolase, giving the protein MAKKIILDLDTGIDDALALAYALGSEELDLIGVTATYGNVLVEDGARNDLALLELFGRSDIPVFVGESHALSRDGFEVLEISAFIHGKNGIGEAQIPDAQANVQEQSAVDFLIESVERYGDELVIVPTGAMTNIATAMQRSPEFAERAHIVFMGGALTVPGNVSPWAEANINQDPEAADYVVRHGKDVTMIGLDVTLQTLLTYEETKQWRAFDTPAGTALADATDFYITAYDTVAPHLGGCGLHDPLAVAVAVDPSLVDLLPINLKVDTEGPTRGRTIGDETRLNDPQKTANVAVGVQVERFLEELMKRIGRVARGEAVAAR; this is encoded by the coding sequence ATGGCAAAGAAGATCATCCTGGACCTTGACACTGGCATCGATGACGCCCTGGCGCTGGCGTATGCGCTGGGTTCCGAGGAGCTCGATCTCATCGGCGTCACCGCCACCTACGGCAACGTGCTGGTTGAGGATGGCGCGCGCAACGATCTCGCACTGCTGGAACTCTTCGGGCGTTCAGATATCCCGGTTTTTGTTGGGGAGTCGCACGCGCTCAGCCGCGATGGATTCGAGGTTTTGGAAATCTCGGCGTTCATCCACGGCAAGAATGGCATCGGAGAAGCTCAGATTCCCGATGCGCAGGCGAACGTTCAAGAGCAATCAGCCGTGGATTTCCTCATCGAATCCGTGGAGCGCTACGGCGATGAGTTGGTGATCGTGCCAACTGGCGCCATGACGAATATCGCCACGGCGATGCAGCGAAGCCCCGAGTTTGCTGAGCGCGCGCACATCGTGTTCATGGGCGGGGCGCTCACAGTGCCGGGCAATGTTTCGCCCTGGGCTGAGGCGAATATTAACCAAGACCCAGAAGCGGCAGATTATGTGGTCCGACACGGCAAGGACGTCACGATGATCGGCCTTGACGTCACCTTGCAGACTCTGCTGACTTATGAAGAAACCAAACAGTGGCGTGCTTTTGATACTCCGGCTGGCACGGCGCTTGCCGACGCCACCGATTTCTACATCACGGCCTATGACACGGTAGCTCCGCATCTCGGAGGTTGCGGATTGCATGATCCGTTGGCTGTGGCTGTAGCTGTTGATCCTAGCTTGGTGGATTTGCTGCCTATCAACCTGAAAGTGGACACCGAAGGGCCGACCCGTGGCCGAACCATCGGGGATGAGACTCGCCTCAACGATCCTCAGAAGACCGCCAACGTGGCAGTGGGTGTGCAAGTAGAGCGATTCCTCGAAGAACTGATGAAACGCATCGGGCGCGTTGCCCGAGGCGAGGCCGTAGCAGCGCGATAA
- a CDS encoding bifunctional riboflavin kinase/FAD synthetase: MDIWQRFDEIPDHTEASVVTIGVFDGVHRGHQTLISEATQRARDLGLPSILLTFNPHPLAVLRPDRIPPMLGSVGDRAELARASGIDHMLAMSFSADLARLEPEAFFRDVLMEKLRAKVIVVGENFTFGFKAAGDTDTLKALGKQYGVEVIVRELLAEDGTVLSSTVIREALQRGDVQRANWCLGRVFTVNGQVVRGAGRGGKELGYPTANLYFPDQVALPADGVYAGLLTITSSAPIEGDMERGVAYPAAISVGHNPTFGDERRSVESYVIDREADLYGHSVEVAFIGHIRGMEKFDGVEQLLEAMGRDVAKAKDIIAEATEITKQYCYTVLHENDTNTNSDNQSHKG; this comes from the coding sequence GTGGATATTTGGCAGAGATTCGACGAAATTCCCGACCACACCGAGGCGTCTGTCGTCACCATCGGTGTATTTGACGGCGTGCACCGCGGGCACCAAACTCTCATCAGTGAAGCAACACAGCGCGCCCGTGATCTGGGGTTGCCCAGCATCTTGCTTACCTTTAACCCCCACCCCCTAGCGGTGCTCCGGCCAGATCGAATCCCCCCAATGCTCGGCTCGGTGGGTGACCGTGCCGAATTAGCACGGGCATCGGGAATCGATCACATGTTGGCGATGAGTTTTTCGGCTGACCTCGCCCGCCTGGAACCCGAGGCGTTCTTCCGAGATGTGCTCATGGAAAAACTGCGCGCCAAAGTGATCGTGGTGGGGGAGAACTTCACCTTTGGCTTTAAGGCGGCAGGTGATACCGACACGCTCAAAGCCCTTGGCAAGCAGTATGGTGTTGAAGTCATCGTCCGGGAACTTTTGGCGGAAGACGGCACCGTTTTATCCTCTACCGTCATCCGCGAGGCCCTGCAGCGTGGAGACGTCCAGCGCGCCAATTGGTGCTTGGGGCGCGTATTCACGGTCAATGGTCAGGTGGTTCGCGGCGCCGGGCGTGGCGGAAAAGAGCTTGGATATCCCACTGCGAATCTTTACTTCCCGGACCAGGTTGCTCTGCCTGCCGACGGCGTCTACGCGGGGCTGCTCACTATTACCTCCTCGGCGCCCATCGAAGGGGATATGGAACGAGGAGTGGCGTATCCTGCCGCGATTTCCGTTGGACACAATCCAACCTTCGGTGATGAGCGCAGAAGTGTGGAAAGTTACGTCATAGACCGCGAGGCTGACCTGTACGGACACAGTGTGGAGGTTGCGTTCATTGGGCATATCCGGGGCATGGAGAAATTCGATGGGGTAGAACAACTCCTTGAAGCCATGGGGCGGGATGTAGCAAAGGCCAAAGACATCATCGCTGAGGCCACGGAGATCACAAAGCAGTACTGCTACACAGTGCTGCACGAAAACGACACAAATACCAACTCGGACAACCAATCGCACAAGGGATAA
- the truB gene encoding tRNA pseudouridine(55) synthase TruB, with amino-acid sequence MTDPLANSGLVVVDKPAGMSSHDVVSRLRRIFGTRKVGHAGTLDPMATGVLVAGIERGTKFLAHMVAATKAYEATIFLGASTSTDDAEGEVLERASTEAIRGLSDTAIERAIDGLRGEILQRPAAVSAIKIDGKRAYQRVRDGESVEIPARPVKIIRFDINNISHESDYVEVEVSVECSSGTYIRSLARDLGEALGVGGHLIALRRTAVGNFLLDDAFTLETLSEHPRLSLSLDEALPRCYPELAVSAEEAEALAMGKWLEPRRLQGIHAAISPDGQAVALVKEQGKRLATVFVARPSTL; translated from the coding sequence ATGACTGATCCCCTCGCCAACTCTGGACTCGTAGTTGTAGACAAGCCTGCCGGCATGAGCTCTCATGATGTGGTGTCGCGCTTGCGTCGCATTTTTGGCACGAGAAAGGTTGGCCACGCTGGAACCTTGGATCCGATGGCGACCGGGGTGCTGGTTGCGGGCATCGAGCGGGGCACAAAGTTCCTCGCCCACATGGTTGCTGCCACTAAGGCATACGAGGCCACAATCTTTTTAGGGGCCAGCACGAGCACCGATGACGCAGAGGGCGAAGTGCTCGAGCGCGCAAGCACTGAAGCTATCCGGGGCTTGAGTGATACTGCCATTGAGCGCGCAATCGATGGACTGCGCGGGGAAATTTTACAGCGGCCTGCCGCCGTCAGCGCTATCAAAATCGATGGCAAACGCGCATATCAGCGGGTACGCGATGGGGAGTCGGTTGAGATTCCGGCACGTCCTGTGAAGATTATTCGCTTCGATATCAACAACATCAGCCATGAGAGTGATTATGTGGAGGTGGAAGTGTCAGTTGAATGCTCCTCTGGTACGTACATCCGCTCGCTCGCACGCGACTTGGGTGAGGCGCTGGGCGTTGGTGGGCATCTCATCGCGCTGCGACGTACCGCCGTGGGCAATTTTTTGCTTGACGACGCCTTCACGCTCGAAACTCTCAGCGAACATCCTCGGCTTTCACTCTCCCTCGATGAGGCGCTGCCTCGTTGTTACCCGGAGCTTGCCGTGAGCGCGGAGGAAGCTGAGGCGCTCGCTATGGGCAAATGGCTTGAACCGCGACGTCTCCAGGGTATCCATGCTGCAATCTCCCCTGACGGCCAGGCTGTGGCATTGGTGAAGGAGCAGGGTAAACGTCTTGCCACGGTGTTTGTGGCGCGACCTTCCACCCTTTAA
- a CDS encoding 4'-phosphopantetheinyl transferase family protein, translating to MLDASLFPPSARFSSLVVQKGAYDLKHFERLHPLERTLVAHAVDARKSEFGDARWCAHQALEQLHRDGGAPILRGERGMPVWPASVSGSLTHTDGFRAAVVAPRLIVRSMGLDAEPAEALPEGIIDSISREGERRQLARLKASGVHCADRLLFCAKEATYKAWFPMTHRWLGFDQAEIDINDDGTFTSYLLVRPTPVPFIEGKWVIRDGYVVAATAVSST from the coding sequence GTGCTTGACGCCTCCCTCTTTCCACCCTCGGCCCGTTTCAGTTCGCTCGTAGTGCAAAAAGGAGCTTACGATCTGAAACACTTTGAGCGCCTCCACCCCTTGGAACGAACGCTGGTGGCGCACGCAGTTGATGCCCGAAAGTCAGAATTCGGCGACGCACGTTGGTGCGCCCACCAAGCCCTGGAACAACTCCATCGCGACGGTGGTGCCCCTATTTTGCGTGGTGAACGGGGCATGCCCGTGTGGCCTGCGTCAGTCAGTGGTTCACTCACGCACACCGACGGTTTCCGCGCGGCTGTTGTGGCACCGAGATTGATCGTTCGATCCATGGGACTTGACGCCGAGCCTGCCGAAGCATTGCCAGAAGGGATCATCGATTCCATCTCCCGCGAAGGGGAGCGGCGCCAACTTGCCCGCCTCAAGGCCTCAGGTGTGCACTGCGCGGATCGCCTGCTGTTCTGCGCCAAAGAGGCCACCTACAAGGCATGGTTTCCCATGACGCACCGTTGGCTGGGCTTTGATCAGGCAGAGATCGATATTAACGATGACGGCACTTTCACCTCATATCTGTTGGTTCGGCCGACGCCGGTGCCATTCATTGAAGGGAAATGGGTGATCCGCGATGGCTACGTTGTAGCCGCCACGGCAGTGAGTTCCACCTGA
- a CDS encoding metallophosphoesterase family protein produces the protein MSDLHVSVAGNEAVLDRLQPQSADDWLLVAGDVAERQTDILSTLALLARRYRQVVWSPGNHELFSVGKDEATGRKKYDALVRGCRELGVLTPEDPYANFHGVRVVPLFTLYDYSLRPTATSLDQAMESAKRKGVMLSDEMFIAPYVDIRGWCWERLSYSVNRVGRLSEPCVLMNHWPLEPALLEVLGAPEMSLWCGTKHTRGWAERYHAQAVVYGHLHTPGVRTIAGVPHYEVSLGYPKQWRDTLEARSWPAPVLEVGHGA, from the coding sequence GTGTCTGATCTGCACGTATCGGTAGCGGGTAATGAAGCGGTGCTGGATCGGCTGCAGCCGCAAAGCGCCGATGATTGGCTGCTGGTTGCCGGGGACGTAGCGGAGCGTCAAACAGACATTCTGAGCACGCTGGCCCTTTTGGCCAGGCGGTACCGCCAGGTGGTGTGGTCTCCGGGTAACCACGAACTGTTCAGCGTAGGCAAGGACGAAGCCACGGGGCGCAAAAAATATGATGCGTTGGTGCGTGGGTGCCGCGAACTGGGCGTGCTGACCCCGGAGGATCCCTACGCCAACTTTCATGGCGTCCGCGTGGTGCCTTTATTTACGTTGTACGACTACTCCCTGCGGCCAACTGCAACCAGCTTGGATCAGGCGATGGAATCCGCCAAACGCAAAGGGGTCATGCTTTCCGACGAAATGTTCATCGCCCCGTACGTGGATATTCGAGGCTGGTGTTGGGAACGTCTCTCTTATTCGGTGAACCGCGTTGGCAGGCTCAGCGAGCCTTGTGTTTTGATGAATCACTGGCCCCTCGAACCAGCGCTGCTCGAAGTGTTGGGTGCACCGGAAATGTCGCTGTGGTGCGGAACGAAGCACACCCGGGGCTGGGCGGAGCGCTATCACGCACAGGCCGTGGTGTACGGCCATCTGCACACCCCGGGGGTGCGGACCATCGCGGGCGTGCCGCACTATGAAGTGTCGTTGGGGTATCCGAAGCAGTGGCGAGACACACTTGAGGCGCGGAGTTGGCCAGCGCCCGTGCTGGAGGTCGGCCATGGTGCTTGA
- a CDS encoding MATE family efflux transporter: protein MSDQVTRTKPKPVEVSAAAILGLALPALGVLAATPLYLLLDTAVVGRLGTVALAALGAGTTLYSMVTTQLTFLSYGTTARASRKFGAGDTSGAIAEGVQATWLALIVGSVLTCIMFLGAPSFTLWLAHDPDVAATATTWLRVTAFGIPLLLMVMAGNGWLRGIQNTRLPLIFTLAGIVPGAVLVPLLVHHFGVVGSAWANLIGTTITASCFLGCLFRRHEGNIRPQPTVMVRQLVLGRDLILRSLSFQVAFLSAASVAARFGPDSLAAHQVLLQLWNFLALVLDSLAIAAQALTGAALGAGSVALARATGQKLLAYSTGFAAALALVFAIGHSWIPTLFTQADAVLSTIAGPWWQLILLILLGGVVFALDGVLLGASDAAFLRTASIASVVFGFLPGVWLSLAFGGGLVGVWWGIVAFISIRLVAGVWRFYSMRWAKIDTSET from the coding sequence GTGAGCGATCAAGTAACACGCACGAAACCGAAACCGGTGGAGGTTAGTGCCGCTGCCATTCTTGGACTGGCGCTGCCAGCCCTGGGTGTTCTTGCAGCCACACCGCTGTACCTGCTGCTCGATACTGCGGTGGTGGGCCGGCTAGGCACCGTGGCTTTGGCAGCCCTCGGTGCCGGGACCACACTGTACTCGATGGTCACCACGCAATTGACCTTCCTTTCTTATGGCACTACCGCCAGAGCTTCGAGAAAGTTCGGTGCAGGTGATACCTCAGGCGCCATTGCTGAGGGCGTCCAGGCCACATGGCTAGCGCTCATCGTTGGCTCAGTTTTGACGTGCATCATGTTCCTAGGAGCACCGAGCTTCACGTTGTGGCTCGCCCACGATCCGGACGTTGCGGCCACGGCAACCACGTGGTTGAGAGTGACGGCCTTTGGCATTCCCTTGCTCCTCATGGTGATGGCGGGCAACGGGTGGCTCCGCGGGATTCAAAACACTCGCCTGCCGCTGATCTTCACATTGGCGGGCATCGTTCCGGGAGCAGTGCTCGTCCCGCTTCTGGTACACCACTTCGGGGTGGTGGGGTCTGCGTGGGCGAATCTCATCGGCACGACGATCACTGCCAGCTGCTTCCTTGGGTGTCTTTTCCGCCGCCACGAGGGAAATATCCGCCCACAGCCTACAGTCATGGTGCGGCAGCTCGTGCTGGGTCGAGATCTGATTTTGCGGTCGTTGAGTTTCCAGGTGGCCTTTCTATCGGCGGCGAGCGTTGCTGCGCGCTTCGGCCCAGATTCGCTGGCAGCCCACCAGGTGTTGCTGCAACTTTGGAATTTCCTGGCGTTGGTGCTGGATTCCTTGGCGATTGCCGCGCAGGCCCTCACCGGTGCTGCGTTGGGTGCGGGCAGCGTTGCGCTTGCTCGTGCCACGGGGCAGAAATTATTGGCATACTCCACGGGATTTGCCGCAGCATTGGCACTCGTTTTTGCCATCGGACATTCGTGGATCCCGACGTTATTTACTCAAGCAGATGCGGTGCTCAGCACCATTGCAGGTCCGTGGTGGCAATTGATCTTGCTTATCCTGCTCGGCGGCGTTGTGTTTGCCCTCGACGGTGTGCTGCTCGGTGCCTCCGATGCCGCTTTCTTGCGCACCGCGTCCATCGCCTCCGTGGTGTTTGGATTCCTGCCTGGCGTATGGCTCTCCTTGGCCTTCGGCGGTGGCTTGGTTGGCGTGTGGTGGGGCATCGTGGCCTTCATCAGCATTCGCTTGGTAGCGGGAGTGTGGCGCTTTTACTCCATGCGTTGGGCCAAGATTGATACGAGCGAAACCTAG
- a CDS encoding DHH family phosphoesterase — protein sequence MLKASLPRRDRHPSGADYIAATRKLKKARTICVVGHKNPDADAIGSICALLGAIEQLGNKGIGVIGQREPIDPGLLGIPRAQGIRCVEKMPDCDLIVVVDCGGLGRTGTLQPEVIADPSKVILVDHHASNRGFAGINLLDYQAESTTTVLHEWFRYLGVDIDDRMAHALYAGLATDTGGFRWGRPQMHEFAQELVAHDLDIRRISSELFDGGSVADLKMLGNVLADLRLLTAGKWRVLIAMANHDRIEGHPVGAVEKIAETVRGMSEADLVVVPKEYQPGDWAVSLRSDALDVSMLARTLGGGGHVRSAGYSTFGTEDHVIAEVLAAIAHVE from the coding sequence ATGCTGAAGGCTAGTTTGCCCAGAAGAGATCGGCATCCAAGCGGTGCCGATTACATCGCGGCGACGCGCAAGTTGAAGAAGGCGCGAACCATTTGCGTGGTGGGGCATAAGAATCCAGACGCGGACGCGATCGGTAGCATCTGCGCGTTGCTTGGCGCCATCGAACAGCTCGGTAACAAGGGCATTGGGGTGATCGGCCAACGCGAGCCCATCGATCCAGGCCTGCTCGGAATCCCCCGCGCCCAGGGAATTCGATGCGTTGAAAAGATGCCAGATTGCGACCTCATCGTGGTGGTGGACTGTGGCGGACTGGGGCGTACCGGCACCCTTCAGCCGGAGGTGATCGCGGATCCTTCGAAGGTGATCCTGGTTGATCATCACGCCTCTAATCGGGGATTCGCTGGCATCAACTTGCTGGATTACCAGGCGGAATCTACCACTACGGTGTTGCACGAATGGTTCCGCTACTTGGGCGTGGACATCGACGACCGCATGGCGCACGCGCTCTACGCAGGCTTGGCCACCGACACCGGGGGCTTCCGTTGGGGTAGGCCGCAGATGCACGAGTTCGCGCAGGAACTAGTTGCCCACGATCTTGATATTCGCCGGATCAGCTCAGAGCTTTTCGACGGCGGCTCCGTGGCCGACCTGAAGATGCTCGGCAATGTGCTGGCTGACCTACGATTGCTCACAGCCGGAAAATGGCGAGTGCTTATCGCCATGGCAAACCATGATCGCATCGAGGGGCATCCGGTTGGTGCTGTGGAAAAGATTGCCGAGACCGTCCGAGGCATGAGCGAGGCCGATCTCGTGGTGGTGCCAAAGGAGTATCAGCCGGGCGATTGGGCTGTGTCTTTGCGCTCTGACGCGCTCGATGTGTCGATGCTCGCGCGCACTCTCGGCGGCGGTGGTCATGTTCGCTCTGCTGGTTACTCAACTTTTGGCACCGAGGATCACGTGATTGCAGAAGTGCTGGCGGCCATCGCACACGTTGAGTAA
- the rbfA gene encoding 30S ribosome-binding factor RbfA: protein MADHARAARMAKRIQTIVATAIEREIKDRRLEFVTITDTRVTGDLHDATVYYTVRGRTVDEEPDTQQAAEALGRAKGQLRKIVGDQLSVRFTPTLSFELDTVPEASAHMEALLAKARQRDEELRKLRENAQPAGEADPYKHAEG, encoded by the coding sequence GTGGCCGACCACGCACGCGCAGCCCGTATGGCAAAGCGCATTCAGACCATTGTGGCAACCGCTATCGAGCGCGAAATCAAAGATCGCCGCCTCGAATTTGTCACGATTACCGACACTCGCGTTACCGGCGATCTGCACGACGCCACCGTCTACTACACCGTGCGCGGGCGCACCGTCGACGAAGAGCCCGACACCCAGCAAGCCGCAGAGGCGCTTGGTCGTGCCAAAGGGCAGCTCCGCAAGATCGTGGGGGACCAGCTCTCGGTTCGTTTCACGCCCACGCTGAGCTTCGAGCTGGACACCGTGCCTGAGGCTTCCGCGCACATGGAGGCGTTGTTGGCTAAGGCTCGCCAGCGCGACGAGGAACTGCGCAAGCTGCGCGAGAATGCCCAACCAGCTGGTGAAGCCGATCCATACAAGCATGCTGAAGGCTAG